A segment of the Leptolyngbya sp. NIES-3755 genome:
GCTGGGTCGCGCTCCATTCGATGAGTCGGCAGTGGTCGAACACTTAGATATCTACGAAACTCAAGGGTTCGATGCAGAAATCGATTCTTACATTGATTCCGAAGAGTACGAAGCGAACTTTGGCGACAATGTGGTTCCGTACTATCGCGGCTTCCAGTATGAGACGGGCGCGAGAACGATCGGGTTTACGAATATGTTCCAGTTGTATCGCGGCTATGCGAACAGCGATCGCTCTCAAGCAGCAGGTAAGAAGTCTCGCCTAGCGCGGAATTTGGCAAACAATGTCTCTTCATCGATCGCGTCTCCGTCGCAATCGACCGACAGCGGTTGGTCGCACTTTAGCGCCTCGGATGATCTTGCACCGAAGAAAGCATTGGGCGGATCGTATGGTGAGAGCGGTCGGATCTATCGGGTAGAAGTGGCTGGAGTCTTGTCTCCGGGCTATCCGAAAGTTCGTCGATCGAGCACGGCTTTCCTCGTGCCTTACGAGCAACTGTCAAACAAGATGCAGCAAATTCAGCGCACAGGCGCGAAAATTGTCAGCGTCACACCTGCTTAGAGTGGTTGAGTCGGGAATTGGGAAAGGCAGCAGGTTTTTCTCGATGCCCGACTTCTAGTTTTTCCTAATCTCAATACTAAGGAGCCTTGAACCATGTTCGGTCAAACCGCAGTGGGAAGCGCCGCAAACACTCCATCGGGCGCACGAGTCTTTCGTTATGAAGTGGTAGGCTTGCGTCAAAACGACCAAACCGATCGCAATAACTATGAAATCCGTAACAGCGGCAGCGTGTTTATCACTGTGCCCTACAACCGGATGAACGAAGAAATGCAGCGGATTACCCGTTTGGGTGGTCGCATCGTCAACATTGAACCGCTCACTGCTGAGTAATCATCGTGATTGAATCGAACTCTGAACTCGAACCGCAACCTGGAGCCGAACCGTTAACGGTGGAAAGCGCGATCGCAAATTTATCGTGTCCCGATACGAGTTTGCGATATTACGCGGCTTGGTGGCTGGGGAAATTTCAGATCAAAGATTCAAGCGCGATCGAGGCTTTAATGACCGCATTGGAAGACGAAGACGATCGTACCGAATTGGGTGGCTATCCGTTGCGGCGAAATGCTGCACGGGCATTGGGGAAATTAGGCGATCGTCGGGCGGTTCCTGGGCTGACTCGCTGTCTTGAGTGTGATGATTTCTACGTCCGGGAGTCAGCGGCTCAAGCCCTGGGATTGCTTGGCGATTCGTCGTGCGTTCCTCAATTAATGGCACTGCTCAAGGGCGGGATCGAAATGGCTCAGTTTGTTCCGGGTCGTCCGCATTTAGTCCAGCCTGTCGAGGCGGTACTAGAAGCATTGGGCGCATTAGGAGCGACTGAAGCGATCGATCTTGTTCGTCCGTTTCTCGATCATTCGGTGGCACGAGTTCAATATGCTGCGGCGCGATCGATGTACCAGTTAACTCGTGATCCAGTTTATGGAGAGCGACTGGTCGAAGCGCTGCAAGGAAACGATGTGCAACTGAGACGATCGGCGTTAGCAGATTTGGGTGCGATCGGATATCTTCCGGCTGCCGATGCGATCGCGGCTTCTCCGGTAGAGAACAGCTTTAAGCTGCTGTCTTGTAAAGGTTTGCTGGATTATCATCTACGAGAAACGGGCGATCCGTTGTCTTCAGATGCAATCAAGCTTATGACCCTCATGGATAACCTACTGTGAACTGGTAAGCGGTGATTCGGGAGCGAGAATATCGAACCGGGATCGCCAAATTGCCCCATCACGAGAATTCTATGATTGCCACTGATCCCACAATTCAATCGTTGATTCATGCCGTCGAAGTGGCAGATTCTCCCGCCAAATTGGTTGGAGCCGTTCACGCTTTGGCAAATGTGCGATCGACAGAAGCAATTCCGACGCTGATTCGCGCTCTAGGGTTTAACAATCCGGGGGCAGCATTGGCGGCGGTTTCTGGCTTGGTCGCATTGGGAGAAGTCGCAGTCCCCGAATTGTTAGCCCAAATTGATGGCTACAACTATGGGGCAAGGGCTTACAGTTTACGAGCACTCGCCGCGATCGCTGATCCACGCGCCTTAGAAGCTCTGATCAAAGCTGCCGAAGCCGATTTCGCTCCGAGCGTCAGACGAGCCGCAATCAAAGGTTTAGGACAAATTCGCTGGCAACAACTTGAACCCACAGCCCGCGAATCCGCTCAGTCCCAAGCTTTGAACACGCTCTTATTTGTCGCGCAGGATGTCGATTGGGCAAATCGGTACGCTGCGATCGTCGGTTTACAAAACTGGCTCACTTCTGCGGATTCGGTCGATCGAACTCGTGCGATCGCTCAACTCGATCAGATGCTTCAAGCTGATTCCGATGGTGCGGTTCGAGCCAGAGCCGCTCTTGCGAAACAGCAACTTTCATAAGTTCACTTTATTGGGTTTCTCCTCATGGCAATCCCACTTCTCAAAGTAAATCCCAAAACTCAGAATCAGCGCGTCGATGGTTACGATGTGCCTGATGAAGACGATCCGGTGATTTATCGCTTAACCGATGCTCGATCGGCAGAAGATGTCGATCGCATTATTTGGGCAGCGTATCGCCAGAT
Coding sequences within it:
- a CDS encoding phycobilisome rod linker polypeptide (ab initio prediction:Prodigal:2.6;~similar to AA sequence:cyanobase_aa:tlr1959), which translates into the protein MAITAAAARLGTAPFQETPKVELRHPWTEDDVEAVIRAVYRQVLGNDYLMKSERLTSAESLLRNGKISVREFVRAVAKSELYKEKFLYNNFQTRVIELNHKHLLGRAPFDESAVVEHLDIYETQGFDAEIDSYIDSEEYEANFGDNVVPYYRGFQYETGARTIGFTNMFQLYRGYANSDRSQAAGKKSRLARNLANNVSSSIASPSQSTDSGWSHFSASDDLAPKKALGGSYGESGRIYRVEVAGVLSPGYPKVRRSSTAFLVPYEQLSNKMQQIQRTGAKIVSVTPA
- a CDS encoding phycocyanin-associated 7.8kDa rod linker protein (ab initio prediction:Prodigal:2.6;~similar to AA sequence:cyanobase_aa:tsr1960), which encodes MFGQTAVGSAANTPSGARVFRYEVVGLRQNDQTDRNNYEIRNSGSVFITVPYNRMNEEMQRITRLGGRIVNIEPLTAE
- a CDS encoding phycocyanobilin lyase alpha subunit CpcE (ab initio prediction:Prodigal:2.6;~similar to AA sequence:cyanobase_aa:alr0532) encodes the protein MIESNSELEPQPGAEPLTVESAIANLSCPDTSLRYYAAWWLGKFQIKDSSAIEALMTALEDEDDRTELGGYPLRRNAARALGKLGDRRAVPGLTRCLECDDFYVRESAAQALGLLGDSSCVPQLMALLKGGIEMAQFVPGRPHLVQPVEAVLEALGALGATEAIDLVRPFLDHSVARVQYAAARSMYQLTRDPVYGERLVEALQGNDVQLRRSALADLGAIGYLPAADAIAASPVENSFKLLSCKGLLDYHLRETGDPLSSDAIKLMTLMDNLL
- a CDS encoding phycocyanobilin lyase beta subunit CpcF (ab initio prediction:Prodigal:2.6;~similar to AA sequence:cyanobase_aa:alr0533), translated to MIATDPTIQSLIHAVEVADSPAKLVGAVHALANVRSTEAIPTLIRALGFNNPGAALAAVSGLVALGEVAVPELLAQIDGYNYGARAYSLRALAAIADPRALEALIKAAEADFAPSVRRAAIKGLGQIRWQQLEPTARESAQSQALNTLLFVAQDVDWANRYAAIVGLQNWLTSADSVDRTRAIAQLDQMLQADSDGAVRARAALAKQQLS